The Thiohalophilus sp. genome has a window encoding:
- a CDS encoding WGR domain-containing protein, which yields MRIYMQIPAMEDKPPRFYQLMLQKDLVDGWNLIRNWGETGSRGRVKQDHYSDLEQAQTALLKVRDMQLERGYKVMFMQGQELPHE from the coding sequence ATGCGTATCTATATGCAAATACCGGCCATGGAAGACAAGCCGCCAAGGTTCTACCAGCTCATGCTGCAAAAGGACCTGGTAGACGGCTGGAATCTGATTCGCAACTGGGGCGAGACCGGCAGCCGCGGACGGGTCAAGCAGGATCATTACAGTGATCTGGAACAGGCCCAGACAGCGCTGCTCAAGGTACGGGATATGCAGCTCGAGCGCGGTTACAAGGTGATGTTCATGCAGGGACAGGAACTGCCGCATGAGTAA
- the pilQ gene encoding type IV pilus secretin PilQ produces the protein MINQSGYASRIMNVTGMLSVMLLMFLVSSQAQAQNSLSDISYSTLPGDKVQIKLKLDRPLEAEPASFTIDNPARIAFDLPDTKLNLGERTRDIGIGVARSVTTAEAGGRTRVVLNLSSLVGYSTALEGNDVVITLNESGETRFSRAGGADQKRTFSQGASVNVLDLDFRRGASGEGRVEMTLADPNTAVDMKRRGSQVVVTLKNSVLDEKLERRVNVQDFATPVSTVDAFNQGNDVRVIISATDEFEHIAYQADQKLTIDLKPIVKAEEEEKQRRREEYTGEKLSLNFQNIEVRAVLQLIADFTGINMVTSDTVSGNVTLRLKNVPWDQALDLILKTKGLDKRQNGNVMLVAPAEEIAAREKMELEANRQVEALAPLISETIQVNYAKASELASLLKTKGSELLSERGNVSVDERTNKLLVQETAERIDAIISLVNELDVPVRQVLIESRIVLASTNFSKEVGVRFGVSRDYVGSDGRERATSGNLNAVDQLINNDTLTSPDRWNVNLPAASSSAGTIGMALARLPFGTLVELELSAAQAEGETEIVSSPRVITANQQEAVIESGQEIPYQEATSSGATSVSFKKAVLSLTVTPQITPDDRIIMDLEVKSDNPDFGNLVLGVPPINTQNVQTQVLINNGETIVLGGVYEQTKSNTINRVPFFADLPIVGALFRSKSEQDEKNELLIFVTPKIIKDEMQI, from the coding sequence ATGATAAACCAGAGTGGTTATGCAAGCAGAATCATGAACGTCACCGGCATGCTGTCGGTGATGCTGTTGATGTTTCTGGTATCGTCCCAGGCCCAGGCCCAAAATAGCCTGAGCGATATAAGCTATTCAACTCTCCCTGGCGACAAGGTGCAGATCAAGCTGAAACTGGATCGGCCGCTGGAGGCTGAACCGGCAAGCTTCACCATCGATAACCCGGCTCGCATCGCTTTCGATCTGCCCGATACCAAACTGAATCTTGGTGAGCGCACCAGGGATATCGGTATTGGCGTGGCCCGCAGTGTCACGACAGCGGAGGCTGGCGGCCGAACCCGGGTTGTTCTGAATCTTTCCAGTCTGGTGGGTTACAGCACCGCGTTGGAAGGCAATGATGTGGTGATTACCCTGAATGAAAGCGGCGAAACCCGTTTCTCCCGTGCCGGTGGGGCAGATCAGAAGAGAACTTTCAGCCAGGGTGCTTCGGTCAATGTGCTGGATCTTGATTTTCGTCGTGGCGCCTCGGGTGAAGGGCGGGTGGAAATGACTCTGGCTGATCCGAACACGGCCGTGGACATGAAGCGGCGCGGTAGTCAGGTGGTGGTGACACTGAAAAACAGTGTCCTGGATGAAAAACTGGAGCGGCGCGTCAATGTACAGGATTTTGCCACGCCGGTCAGTACCGTGGATGCCTTTAACCAGGGTAATGATGTACGCGTGATTATCAGCGCGACGGATGAGTTCGAACATATTGCTTATCAGGCGGACCAGAAATTGACTATCGATCTCAAACCGATCGTCAAGGCCGAAGAAGAAGAGAAACAACGCCGACGAGAAGAGTATACGGGTGAAAAGCTGTCGCTCAACTTTCAGAATATTGAGGTGCGGGCGGTACTGCAATTAATCGCGGACTTTACCGGCATCAATATGGTGACCAGTGATACGGTCTCGGGGAATGTGACCCTGCGACTGAAAAACGTGCCCTGGGATCAGGCGCTGGATCTGATTCTCAAGACCAAGGGACTGGATAAACGTCAGAACGGAAATGTGATGCTGGTCGCGCCGGCCGAGGAGATCGCCGCGCGCGAGAAAATGGAGCTGGAGGCAAACCGGCAAGTCGAGGCGCTTGCCCCGTTGATTAGCGAGACGATCCAGGTCAATTATGCCAAGGCTTCGGAATTGGCTAGCCTGCTCAAGACAAAAGGCAGCGAACTCCTGTCCGAGCGCGGTAACGTGAGCGTTGATGAGCGTACCAACAAATTGCTGGTTCAGGAAACGGCGGAACGTATCGATGCCATTATCTCCCTGGTCAATGAGCTGGATGTGCCGGTGCGTCAGGTGCTGATTGAGTCGCGCATCGTGCTGGCCAGCACCAACTTCAGCAAGGAAGTCGGGGTGCGCTTCGGGGTGTCCCGAGACTATGTTGGCTCCGATGGTCGTGAACGGGCAACCTCCGGCAATTTGAATGCCGTCGATCAGCTGATTAACAACGATACCTTGACGTCTCCGGATCGCTGGAACGTAAATTTACCCGCGGCAAGTTCTTCAGCCGGCACCATTGGCATGGCATTGGCAAGATTACCGTTCGGCACCCTGGTGGAGCTGGAGTTGTCCGCGGCCCAGGCCGAGGGGGAAACCGAAATCGTCTCCAGCCCGCGGGTCATCACCGCCAATCAGCAGGAGGCGGTGATCGAATCGGGGCAGGAAATTCCCTATCAGGAAGCCACTTCCAGCGGTGCGACCAGTGTTTCCTTCAAAAAGGCCGTGCTGAGTCTGACGGTGACACCGCAAATCACCCCGGATGATCGGATTATCATGGATCTGGAAGTCAAGAGTGACAATCCTGACTTTGGTAATCTGGTTCTGGGTGTACCGCCAATCAATACCCAGAACGTTCAGACCCAGGTGCTGATCAATAACGGTGAGACGATTGTGCTGGGCGGAGTTTATGAGCAGACCAAGAGTAACACCATCAACCGGGTGCCCTTCTTTGCGGACCTGCCAATAGTCGGGGCTCTGTTCAGAAGCAAGTCCGAACAAGATGAAAAGAACGAACTGTTGATCTTCGTGACGCCGAAGATCATCAAGGATGAGATGCAGATCTAG
- the aroB gene encoding 3-dehydroquinate synthase, giving the protein MITLNVDLGERSYPIFIGQQLLGDAERVSPCIAGTQVMIVTNETIAPLYLDKALQAFTDYDPGHVILPDGEQYKNLEILNRIFDELLVRHFDRHCTLVALGGGVIGDMTGFAAACYQRGVDFIQIPTTLLAQVDSSVGGKTGVNHPQGKNMIGAFHQPRCVIIDTDTLKTLDDRQLSAGLAEIIKYGLIRDPEFIEWLEQNMDKLLARDPEATAYAIETSCRSKAAIVAADEKESGVRALLNLGHTFGHAIETGAGYGHWLHGEAVGTGMLMAADLSMRQGWLSEQDVLRVENLLDKAELPTRAPHNMTYERFMELMAVDKKVRAGQVNLVLLKSLGEAVVTADFDPALLRETVEAHRATE; this is encoded by the coding sequence ATGATTACTCTCAACGTCGATCTGGGCGAACGCAGTTATCCGATATTCATCGGCCAGCAGTTGCTGGGCGATGCCGAGCGGGTCAGCCCCTGTATTGCCGGCACCCAGGTGATGATTGTTACCAATGAAACGATTGCGCCGTTGTATCTTGACAAGGCCCTGCAGGCGTTTACTGACTACGACCCCGGCCACGTTATCCTGCCTGACGGCGAGCAATACAAGAATCTGGAGATTCTAAACCGGATCTTTGATGAATTGCTGGTGCGCCATTTTGATCGCCACTGCACCCTGGTGGCCCTGGGTGGCGGCGTCATCGGGGATATGACCGGCTTCGCCGCCGCCTGTTACCAACGTGGCGTCGATTTTATCCAGATCCCCACCACCCTGCTGGCCCAGGTCGACTCCTCGGTAGGCGGCAAGACCGGCGTCAATCATCCTCAGGGCAAGAACATGATCGGGGCGTTTCATCAGCCGCGCTGTGTGATTATTGATACCGATACCCTGAAAACACTGGATGATCGCCAGTTGAGCGCCGGCCTGGCGGAGATCATCAAGTATGGCCTGATTCGAGACCCCGAATTCATCGAGTGGCTGGAGCAGAATATGGATAAACTGTTGGCGCGCGATCCCGAAGCCACCGCGTATGCCATCGAGACCTCCTGCCGCAGCAAGGCCGCCATCGTGGCTGCCGATGAAAAAGAAAGCGGCGTGCGGGCCCTGCTCAATCTCGGCCACACCTTCGGCCATGCCATTGAAACCGGGGCCGGTTACGGTCACTGGTTGCATGGCGAGGCGGTGGGTACCGGAATGCTGATGGCGGCGGATCTTTCCATGCGCCAGGGCTGGTTATCGGAGCAGGATGTGCTGCGGGTGGAAAACCTGCTTGACAAGGCGGAGCTGCCCACTCGCGCACCGCATAATATGACCTATGAGCGGTTTATGGAGCTGATGGCGGTGGACAAAAAGGTCCGTGCCGGCCAGGTTAATCTGGTGCTGTTAAAATCATTGGGCGAGGCGGTTGTTACGGCCGATTTCGATCCCGCCCTGCTGCGCGAGACCGTCGAGGCCCATCGCGCCACGGAATAA
- the aroK gene encoding shikimate kinase AroK, whose amino-acid sequence MSSVNNIFLVGLMGAGKTTIGRQLAQALGKEFMDSDHEIEARTGVNIPLIFELEGEAGFRERESAVLDELTERDNVVLATGGGAVLREENRRHMKQRGMVVYLQADVEQLLERTRKDKNRPLLQTGDPEGRLTCLLQEREPLYLELADLVVNTGQGNIRSVVDTILEKLA is encoded by the coding sequence ATGTCTTCAGTCAATAATATCTTTCTCGTCGGATTGATGGGGGCGGGTAAAACCACCATCGGCCGCCAGCTTGCTCAGGCCCTGGGCAAGGAATTCATGGACAGCGATCACGAAATCGAGGCACGCACCGGGGTGAATATCCCGTTGATCTTCGAGCTTGAAGGGGAAGCGGGATTTCGGGAGCGTGAATCGGCAGTGCTCGACGAGCTGACCGAACGTGACAATGTGGTGCTGGCCACCGGCGGGGGTGCGGTACTGCGCGAGGAAAACCGCCGCCACATGAAACAGCGTGGAATGGTGGTCTATCTGCAGGCTGATGTCGAGCAGTTGCTGGAGCGCACCCGCAAAGACAAGAATCGGCCGTTGTTGCAGACCGGGGATCCTGAAGGCCGGTTGACCTGTTTGTTGCAGGAGCGGGAACCGCTTTATCTCGAACTGGCGGATCTGGTAGTCAATACCGGCCAGGGCAATATCCGCAGCGTGGTCGATACAATTCTGGAAAAACTTGCCTGA
- a CDS encoding deoxyguanosinetriphosphate triphosphohydrolase, producing MLSLAPYAANEKNSLGRHIPEEAPSYRSEFQRDRDRIVHSAAFRRLEYKTQVFVNHEGDMFRTRLTHSIEVAQISRSIARILNINEDLSETIALAHDLGHTPFGHAGQDALNDCMKEYGGFEHNLQSLRTVDKLEQRYADFEGLNLTFEAREGILKHCSLRHARELGEVGRRFIDKTQPSLEAQAVNLADEIAYNNHDVDDGLRSGLITLAELEEIELFNDQYREVRERYRELTDRRLIHEIIRRMINRQIIDLVETSQAAIEVLAPQKIDDVRRHSQSLIGFSDEMRAANMALKQFLRSRLYSHYRVHRMTSKAQRIIESLFSAFFQDPRLLQPKHQQKVYTMEEKEGTNGRARAVADYIAGMTDRYAIAEYGRIFDPAELT from the coding sequence ATGCTAAGTCTTGCGCCCTATGCCGCGAACGAAAAGAACAGTCTGGGGCGACATATTCCCGAAGAAGCACCCAGTTACCGCAGCGAATTTCAGCGGGACCGGGACCGCATCGTTCACTCCGCCGCGTTTCGTCGCCTGGAATACAAGACCCAGGTGTTCGTCAATCACGAAGGGGACATGTTCCGTACCCGGCTGACCCACTCCATCGAAGTGGCGCAAATCAGCCGCTCTATCGCCCGGATTCTCAATATTAATGAAGATCTGAGTGAGACCATCGCCCTGGCGCATGACCTGGGACACACCCCGTTCGGCCATGCCGGCCAGGATGCCCTGAACGATTGTATGAAAGAGTATGGCGGGTTCGAACATAATCTGCAGTCGTTGCGTACGGTCGACAAACTGGAGCAGCGTTACGCGGACTTCGAGGGATTGAATCTGACTTTTGAGGCGCGCGAGGGTATTCTCAAACATTGTTCGCTCAGGCACGCCCGTGAACTGGGCGAGGTGGGGCGCCGCTTTATCGACAAGACTCAGCCTTCGCTGGAAGCCCAGGCGGTGAACCTGGCCGACGAGATTGCCTATAATAATCATGACGTGGATGACGGCCTGCGCTCGGGGCTGATTACCCTGGCGGAACTGGAAGAGATCGAGCTGTTTAATGATCAATACCGGGAAGTCAGGGAGCGCTATCGGGAGCTGACCGACCGACGGCTGATCCACGAGATTATTCGGCGTATGATCAACCGTCAGATCATCGATCTGGTAGAGACCAGTCAGGCGGCGATCGAAGTGCTGGCGCCACAGAAAATCGATGATGTCCGCCGGCACAGTCAGAGTCTGATCGGTTTCAGCGACGAGATGCGCGCCGCCAATATGGCGCTCAAACAATTTCTGCGCAGTCGGCTCTATTCCCATTACCGGGTGCATCGCATGACCTCGAAGGCGCAACGGATTATCGAGTCGCTGTTCAGCGCGTTCTTTCAGGACCCCAGGCTGTTGCAACCCAAACATCAGCAGAAGGTCTACACGATGGAAGAAAAAGAAGGCACCAATGGCCGCGCCCGCGCCGTTGCCGACTATATCGCCGGTATGACCGATCGCTATGCGATTGCCGAATACGGGCGCATTTTCGATCCGGCCGAATTAACCTGA
- a CDS encoding pilus assembly protein PilP — translation MLNNKLTKLALLAAVMLLGASCSGPEHADLQEYVQRVKAKKQGRIEPLPEIKPYETFTYKSDDLRDPFTPFVQQAAVQETPANTGLRPDTNRKREALEQFSLDSLVFVGHLEKDGVLWGLISSPDSTVYKVREGNYIGQNYGEIEEISETQVLITEIVSDGSGGWIEREAALTLESE, via the coding sequence ATGCTGAATAACAAATTGACAAAACTTGCTCTGTTGGCAGCCGTGATGCTGTTGGGCGCCTCGTGTAGCGGCCCGGAACATGCCGATCTGCAGGAGTATGTGCAACGGGTCAAGGCAAAGAAACAGGGCCGTATTGAGCCGTTACCCGAGATCAAGCCGTACGAAACATTTACCTATAAGTCGGATGATCTGCGGGATCCCTTCACGCCTTTTGTGCAGCAAGCAGCGGTCCAGGAGACGCCGGCCAATACCGGGCTACGGCCGGATACAAACCGCAAGCGCGAAGCACTGGAACAGTTCTCGCTCGATTCACTGGTGTTTGTCGGGCACCTGGAAAAAGATGGCGTGCTGTGGGGACTGATCTCGTCACCGGATTCGACTGTCTACAAGGTAAGAGAAGGCAATTATATCGGCCAGAATTATGGCGAAATAGAAGAGATTTCCGAGACCCAAGTACTGATAACAGAAATTGTGTCTGATGGAAGTGGTGGATGGATTGAAAGAGAGGCGGCCCTCACGCTGGAAAGCGAGTAA
- a CDS encoding type 4a pilus biogenesis protein PilO, whose amino-acid sequence MKDLDLSELDLSTIGSWPAAVKAAVVAVVCVAVLALGYFLHIQKKMEQLEQVRAKEPSLKREFEKKQAKAANLDAYKKQMQEMEESFGTMLRQLPSKTEVDDLLIDVSQTGLSSGVEFELFKPQSEKRIEFYAELPIQISMLGTYHQFGKFVSGVAALPRIVTLHDINLTSSKDGRLQMDVTAKTYRYLDENELASAKKKNEKRRR is encoded by the coding sequence ATGAAAGATCTCGATTTAAGTGAATTAGACCTGAGTACCATCGGTTCCTGGCCGGCTGCGGTCAAGGCGGCGGTAGTTGCCGTAGTCTGTGTTGCAGTATTGGCCCTGGGGTATTTCCTGCATATTCAGAAAAAAATGGAGCAGCTGGAGCAGGTACGGGCCAAAGAGCCAAGCCTGAAGAGAGAGTTTGAGAAGAAACAGGCGAAGGCGGCAAATCTGGATGCCTATAAAAAACAGATGCAGGAGATGGAAGAGTCTTTCGGCACCATGTTGCGGCAGCTGCCCAGTAAAACCGAGGTGGATGACCTGCTGATCGATGTCTCGCAAACCGGACTAAGCAGCGGTGTCGAGTTCGAGCTGTTCAAACCCCAGTCAGAAAAGCGAATCGAATTTTATGCCGAACTGCCGATCCAGATAAGCATGCTGGGCACGTATCACCAGTTTGGAAAGTTCGTCAGTGGTGTCGCCGCCCTGCCGCGGATTGTGACTCTTCATGATATTAATCTTACAAGTAGCAAGGATGGCAGATTGCAGATGGATGTCACGGCCAAGACCTATCGCTATCTTGATGAAAATGAGCTGGCCTCAGCGAAAAAGAAGAATGAAAAGCGGAGGCGATAG